The Posidoniimonas corsicana genome has a window encoding:
- a CDS encoding DUF2291 family protein → MIHAAAHRWTLIGAAAAIGCWFVPLVHVRPLGADETDPQSQPATAAELAEQFWSGPLANSHDRAHPANAVLTALTADAAAAREEYGRTVGVSRSFLVHLRGEGTVTSVERKGIGVDVSGDGHRDLLLLTGPIFGAAVRDATGLLTADQASNSQQFNEVANELNLIVETQVAPTLREQPPGQVVRFVACAEVKSPSSIPSPLPAVPVFVEATATP, encoded by the coding sequence GTGATCCACGCCGCGGCCCATCGCTGGACCCTCATCGGGGCGGCCGCGGCCATCGGCTGCTGGTTCGTACCGCTGGTGCACGTCCGGCCGCTCGGCGCCGATGAGACCGATCCCCAGAGCCAGCCCGCAACCGCGGCGGAGTTGGCCGAGCAGTTCTGGTCTGGCCCACTAGCCAACTCGCACGACCGCGCCCACCCCGCCAATGCCGTTCTGACGGCCCTCACCGCCGACGCGGCCGCGGCCCGCGAAGAGTACGGGCGCACCGTAGGAGTTAGCCGATCTTTCTTGGTGCATCTGCGGGGCGAGGGCACTGTGACGTCGGTGGAACGCAAAGGCATTGGGGTCGACGTCAGCGGCGACGGCCACCGCGATCTGCTCTTGCTTACCGGTCCGATCTTCGGCGCCGCGGTGCGAGACGCCACCGGGCTGCTGACGGCCGACCAGGCGTCCAACTCGCAGCAGTTCAACGAGGTCGCCAATGAGCTGAACCTGATCGTCGAAACGCAGGTCGCTCCGACGCTGCGTGAGCAGCCGCCCGGCCAGGTGGTCCGCTTTGTCGCCTGTGCTGAGGTAAAGTCGCCCAGCAGCATCCCGTCGCCGCTGCCGGCCGTGCCCGTGTTCGTCGAGGCGACCGCCACCCCATGA
- a CDS encoding sugar ABC transporter ATP-binding protein, with protein MTDEAQPPLLEARDIVKTFPGVRALGGVNLRVQAGRLNALLGENGAGKSTLMNILAGVFAPDAGQILLNGSPVTFANPRAAQEAGVSIIHQELNLAPNLTVAENIFLGREPRNKLGLVDYARMNHDAAELLARLNLRVEPTRPVDQLTVASQQVVEIARALSFDSQVVILDEPTSALSQQETHALFALIAQLKAEGVGLVYITHRLEELDAVADDVTVFRDGAFIAAKPYADATREELIRLMVGRDTRLDPSAARAAGETLLQVRGLSLRGPVAASKPLLDDISFDLARGEVLGVFGLMGAGRTELLQALFGVYPTRTSGEVVVAGRPGVPRSPAEAIVAGLALAPEDRKQDGLVLGMSVAPNISLACLGRVQQTGLLRTAKEDALADQYGGRMAIKTAGRRQPVRNLSGGNQQKVVLAKWLATEPRVLMLDEPTRGIDIGAKREIYAVIDELAAAGLGVLMVSSELPEVLALSDRILVLCEGRLTGEFTREQATEDALLAAALPAAQPRPAA; from the coding sequence ATGACCGACGAAGCCCAGCCGCCGCTGCTCGAAGCCCGGGACATCGTCAAGACGTTCCCCGGCGTACGTGCGCTGGGCGGCGTGAACCTGCGGGTCCAGGCGGGGCGGCTCAACGCGTTGCTCGGCGAGAACGGCGCCGGCAAGTCGACGCTGATGAATATCCTGGCCGGCGTCTTCGCCCCCGACGCGGGCCAGATCCTCCTCAACGGGTCGCCGGTCACGTTCGCCAACCCCCGCGCCGCTCAAGAGGCGGGCGTGTCGATCATCCATCAAGAGCTCAACCTCGCCCCGAACCTGACCGTCGCGGAGAACATCTTCCTCGGCCGCGAGCCGCGAAACAAACTTGGGCTGGTGGACTACGCCCGCATGAACCACGACGCCGCCGAGCTGCTCGCGCGGCTCAACCTGAGGGTCGAACCCACCCGCCCGGTCGACCAGCTGACTGTCGCCTCCCAGCAGGTGGTCGAGATCGCCAGGGCGTTGTCGTTTGACTCGCAGGTGGTGATTCTGGACGAACCGACCTCTGCCCTCTCCCAGCAAGAAACCCACGCGTTGTTCGCACTGATCGCCCAGCTCAAGGCCGAGGGCGTCGGGCTGGTGTACATCACGCACCGCCTGGAAGAGCTGGACGCTGTGGCGGACGACGTGACCGTGTTCCGCGACGGCGCCTTCATCGCCGCCAAGCCGTACGCGGACGCCACCCGCGAAGAACTCATCCGGCTGATGGTCGGCCGCGACACGAGGCTCGATCCTTCGGCCGCCCGCGCCGCCGGCGAGACGCTGCTGCAGGTGCGCGGCCTGTCGCTCCGCGGCCCAGTGGCGGCCAGCAAGCCGCTGCTCGACGACATCAGCTTCGATCTGGCGCGCGGCGAGGTGCTGGGCGTGTTCGGGCTGATGGGCGCCGGCCGGACCGAGCTGCTGCAGGCGTTGTTCGGCGTCTATCCGACCCGGACCAGCGGCGAGGTGGTCGTCGCTGGGCGCCCCGGCGTGCCCCGCTCGCCAGCCGAGGCGATCGTCGCCGGGCTGGCGTTGGCGCCAGAAGACCGCAAGCAGGACGGGCTGGTGCTCGGCATGAGCGTCGCCCCCAACATCAGCCTGGCGTGCCTGGGCCGCGTGCAGCAGACCGGCCTGCTCCGGACCGCCAAGGAAGACGCCCTAGCCGATCAGTACGGCGGCCGGATGGCGATCAAAACCGCCGGGCGCCGACAGCCGGTCCGCAACCTCAGCGGAGGCAACCAGCAGAAGGTGGTGCTGGCCAAGTGGCTGGCGACCGAGCCCCGCGTATTGATGCTCGACGAGCCAACCCGCGGCATCGACATCGGCGCCAAGCGTGAAATCTATGCGGTGATCGATGAGCTCGCCGCCGCCGGGCTGGGCGTGCTGATGGTTTCGTCCGAGCTGCCGGAGGTGCTCGCCCTCTCGGACCGCATTCTTGTGCTCTGCGAGGGGCGCCTCACCGGCGAGTTCACCCGGGAGCAGGCTACCGAGGACGCCCTGCTTGCCGCCGCCCTCCCTGCCGCCCAACCAAGACCGGCCGCCTGA
- a CDS encoding ABC transporter permease, producing the protein MKLSERIAQLQSLIALAVLMIALSVSNDSFLSTENGMNVLRQISVNLCLSIGMTLVIISGGIDLSVGSVLAFSAAVSASLLKHGVDLTPLGVHVEFTVAGTIVAGVLVGSLLGLINGVLVSRVGMPPFIATLGMLSIARGMTELWTGGHPITGLGDSFGWLGTGDVARVPAPALIVAALVVVFSVITLRTRFGRHLYAVGGAERAARLSGVNVASVKTWAYVCSGALSGVAGLLLTARLDSATPRLGETYELDSIAAVVIGGASLSGGRGSVLGAVLGCLIIGVLNNGLALLDVSPFWQKVIKGTVILAAVAIDRLSRRQGA; encoded by the coding sequence ATGAAACTCTCCGAACGCATCGCGCAGCTGCAATCGCTCATCGCCCTCGCGGTGCTGATGATTGCGCTGAGCGTGTCGAACGACTCGTTCTTGTCGACAGAGAACGGCATGAACGTGCTGCGGCAGATCTCGGTCAATCTCTGTCTCTCGATCGGGATGACGCTGGTGATCATCTCCGGCGGGATCGACCTGTCGGTCGGGTCGGTGCTCGCGTTCTCGGCGGCCGTGTCGGCCAGCCTGCTGAAGCACGGCGTCGACCTGACGCCGCTGGGCGTGCACGTCGAGTTCACCGTGGCGGGGACGATTGTCGCCGGCGTGCTGGTCGGCTCGCTGCTGGGATTGATCAACGGGGTGCTGGTCAGCCGCGTCGGGATGCCGCCGTTCATCGCGACGCTCGGCATGCTCAGCATCGCCCGCGGCATGACCGAGCTGTGGACCGGCGGGCACCCGATCACCGGACTCGGCGACAGCTTCGGCTGGCTCGGCACGGGGGACGTGGCGCGCGTGCCGGCGCCCGCGCTGATCGTGGCGGCGCTGGTCGTCGTGTTCTCGGTGATCACCCTCCGCACCCGCTTCGGCCGGCACCTGTACGCCGTTGGCGGCGCGGAACGCGCCGCCCGCCTGAGCGGTGTGAACGTCGCCAGCGTCAAGACCTGGGCGTACGTCTGCAGCGGCGCCCTGTCCGGCGTGGCAGGGCTATTGCTCACCGCCCGGCTCGACTCGGCCACGCCCCGCCTGGGCGAAACGTACGAGCTCGACTCGATCGCCGCGGTGGTGATCGGCGGCGCCTCGCTCTCCGGGGGCCGCGGCTCGGTGCTGGGCGCGGTGCTCGGCTGCCTGATCATCGGCGTGCTGAACAACGGGCTGGCGTTGCTGGACGTCTCGCCGTTCTGGCAAAAAGTCATCAAGGGAACGGTTATCCTGGCGGCGGTCGCGATCGACCGGCTGAGCCGCCGGCAAGGAGCATAG
- a CDS encoding D-ribose ABC transporter substrate-binding protein encodes MKTLRCLTAVLCLAVPLGCTQSPAGDNAGDAPATTSKEHGRVAVVVSTLNNPWFVKLAETAKARTEELGHEAVIFDSQNNVEKEASTFENVLASGFDAILFNPTDADASVANVRRAKKRGVPVFCIDREINASDAASAQILSDNYAGCVELGQYFVETVGEDGKYAELLGLVGDNNTHNRSKGFHSVVDRFEGLKMVAQQSADFDRTKGLEVMESILQANPDLNAVFCGNDAMALGAYQAIEGAGKADQIKVFGFDGAEDVVRSISDGKIQATAMQFPKRMAQMAAEFADEHLKGRREFEQKIPVAVELVTPENVSQYGDYGAKE; translated from the coding sequence ATGAAGACCCTCCGCTGTCTGACCGCCGTGCTCTGCCTTGCCGTTCCCCTCGGCTGTACTCAGTCACCGGCCGGCGACAACGCTGGCGACGCCCCGGCAACTACCAGCAAGGAGCACGGCCGAGTCGCCGTGGTAGTCTCAACGCTCAACAACCCCTGGTTCGTCAAACTGGCGGAAACGGCCAAGGCCCGCACCGAGGAGCTAGGGCACGAGGCGGTGATCTTCGATTCCCAGAACAACGTAGAAAAGGAAGCCAGCACGTTCGAGAACGTGCTGGCTTCCGGGTTCGACGCGATCCTCTTCAACCCGACCGACGCCGACGCATCGGTCGCCAACGTCCGCCGCGCCAAGAAGCGTGGCGTGCCCGTGTTCTGCATCGACCGCGAGATCAACGCTTCGGACGCGGCGTCCGCGCAGATCCTGTCGGACAACTACGCCGGTTGCGTCGAGCTCGGCCAGTACTTCGTCGAGACCGTCGGCGAAGACGGCAAGTACGCCGAGCTGCTGGGCCTGGTCGGCGACAACAACACCCACAACCGGTCCAAAGGGTTCCACAGCGTCGTCGACCGGTTTGAGGGCCTGAAGATGGTCGCCCAGCAGTCGGCCGACTTCGACCGCACCAAGGGCCTGGAGGTGATGGAGTCGATTCTTCAGGCGAACCCGGACCTCAACGCCGTGTTCTGCGGCAACGACGCCATGGCGCTAGGCGCCTACCAGGCGATCGAGGGCGCCGGCAAGGCGGACCAGATTAAGGTGTTTGGCTTCGACGGCGCCGAGGACGTGGTGCGGTCGATCTCCGACGGCAAGATCCAGGCGACCGCGATGCAGTTCCCCAAGCGGATGGCCCAGATGGCTGCCGAGTTCGCCGACGAGCACCTCAAGGGCCGCCGCGAGTTCGAGCAGAAGATCCCCGTCGCGGTCGAGCTGGTGACGCCAGAGAACGTCTCGCAGTACGGCGACTACGGAGCCAAAGAGTGA